The sequence below is a genomic window from Flavobacterium sediminilitoris.
TTTCCACATTCATTAGATTGTGATATATAATGAGCACTATAAACTTTTAAATTTTTAGTGTTATTTAACCCTAGGAGTGATCCAACTCTATTAGTTAATCGAATTCTATTATAAGGTTGATTGGGTGTAACTGCAAGAAAGTACTCGCCTAATTCATTAATTACAACTCTTAAACTAGGTGTAGCAAAAGCATTTGGTATTTGAGAACTTCCAGATCCTACGTTAATAATAGAATTGTTCATTTTTGCCTGAATAGTAAATTCTTGATTACCAATTAATACAATTCCAAGCACATCAGAAAGAATATTTCCTAAACTTCCTCCTAAAAGAACTTCTAGCAAGTTGTCATCTGATTCAATTTTCACATAAGATGTTGTGTTTGCAGGTAAAGTAGTTGGGAATTCAAGTTCAAGGTGCCCCGAGTAACTTCCTATTCCTACTGCAATTCCTGTACTTGCTCTTACTACTGCAAATGTAGTTTGGTCTAAGTCAGCAGCATTTCCACTATTGTCAACTTCACTTTCTGAAATAATTGATTGAGCGTAAACTAAAGTTTGAGCTTCAGAATAGCTAAGTTTAATCAGAAAAAAAAGCAGCGCAATAACTTTCCATTTTTCAAAACAATTTTTGAAGTAAAAATTTTCCATAAAAAAATATTGTTTAAGTTAATAAAAAATAGAGTTGTCCTTTATAAGAAAAAGGTAAAAAAAATGCCTAACAAGGTTTGAAATATTTATTATTAAAATAATTATACTAAACCTATCTGACATAAGCTCTTTTATTAGTTTTGTTTGTTCTTGATATGTAAATTTACGTATTTTTATGTTAAAACATTTACACTTTTATTATAATTAAAGTTAATTTTTTAATTAATTTACAATAAATTTACTATTAGAACATTAATTTAATAACAATATTCTTAATATTATTATTGTATACAAACACATTATTTTAAAATTAATAACCTTCATTTTTAAAACTCTTAATGAAAGAATAAGTCTACTCCTAAATATTAATAGAATTTGTATATTTGCTTTACTCAAATTTTTAAACTTAAATTATGGGAATGAATAAAAATACGGTATTAGCTTGGGCAACCTTTATAATGATTTTAATGGGATTACTTTTAATAGGGTTAGGTATTTATAGATATGCTGATATTGCAGGTTGGGGTTTTTCTGCTGTGGGAGTAGGCTTTTTTGCCATAGCATGGGTATTTAATGCCTTAAAGGGAAGAGTATAATTTTTTAGAGAAACAAATATGAAGTCGGTTATAAATAACCGACTTTTTTATTTTAATAGCTAAGAGGAGAGTTTTTAAGATGATTTTTTTAATTATATGTGTTGTTTTATTGGGTAATGAATTTTAGAATCGAATACATATCAGTAGATCGATTTAAATGGAGTATCCTGAAAAGCCAATTTAAAAATAGAGTAGGGTAAACAAACAAATAATAAAATGAAAAAATTATCAACCTTTTTAATCTTGTTTCTTTTTGTGCAACAAGTAAGTTTCTCTCAGTGTGCAAATGGAGATTGTAGCACTGCAAATATGGATTTTGAACCTAATGCTTATTTTGTGAGTAATGCCGATTGGCAAGCGTCACATGGAACACCATCTGTGAGTCCAAATAATGCATGGATGTGGTCTGCAAACGGAATTGGAGAAGGAATCAACTATCATTCCTATAATTTTGTTGCAGGTCGTCAATATTGCATAACAATAGTAGCAACAACAGTTGTTAGAGGAGGAGGTTTAGCCGATCCTAATGCACATTTTAAAATGATTGCCACTCAAGGTGATGTTATAGGTGGTGGAGGCACAGCTCTACCAGCTTTACCTTCACCAAATCAACTAATAGCTAATGAAAATTGGAATGCAACAGGACCTCCAAGTACAAATTCTTATACATATACTTTTACAGCTACAAATAATTTCGATAATTTATGGATTTATCCATATTCAAGTACAATGCCAGTTGTAGAATTAACTCTTAAAAGATTAATTATTTGTGATATAACTCCAGAACCTTGTGCTATTAAGTTTAAAATTGGTTTAAGCGAACAAGGAGGAGGAGATACAGCCATAACAGTTCAATCAGATCCAATTCCTTTAGGTGGTGTAGTTACTATGAATATAATCAAAAATGGTTCAAGTGTATATAATGGATTACCAATCAGCTATATTGGAACACCAGGTAACTATACAATATGTATGACATTAACTTTAAAGAGTGGTGTTAAGTGTACAAAATGTTTCGATTTCTGTATTGGTAAATGGTATGAAAAGGATAAATTATCAATAAATGAAGTAGAAGACATAATTTCAACTAAAACAAAAATTAAAGATTATAATCCATTCCCAGAAGAATTGAAAGAAAAAAACATTGAAGAATTATTTAAAAATGATGATGTTCAATTATTCCCAAACCCAAATACAGGAATATTTACGATTCAATCTAATAATGAAGTATTGATTGAAAGTATTACTATTGATAACTTGACTAATAATAGATTAGTTAAATTGATTAAACCACAAACAACTTCTGTTAATATAGATTTATCTAAAGAAGACGCAGGTATATATATTGCTAAAATTAAATTCAGAGATGGAACTACTATCAATAAAAAAATTATTATAAAAAAATAGAAATAGTTTTAGATCAAATTAATTTCATAAAGCGATTCTAAATTCAATTATTTTAAACGAATAACAACATTTACTATTCAAAAAGAAAATGTCTGTTTTTTCAGGCATCTTCTTCGTTTTGCTCTAAATTTAACGCAATATAGCCATTGATTTTTTTAAATTTTAAGCCTATATTTGTACACGTATTAAGTATTTTTTAAATAGTTGAGGATGATTCTAATTTTTATTAAATATCTTAATTTAAAAGAACACTCATATTAATATTTTAAATTAATAAAAAAACAATGTCAGACGATAAAAAAGTGATTTTTTCAATGTCTAAAGTAAACAAAATTTACTCTAGTACTAATAAACAAGTTTTAAAAGATATTTATTTAAGCTTTTTTTATGGAGCTAAAATAGGTATTCTTGGTCTAAATGGATCTGGAAAATCTTCGTTATTAAAAATTATAGCAGGTTTAGATAAAAATTATCAAGGAGATGTTGTATTTGCTCCAAACTATACTGTTGGTTATTTAGAACAAGAAC
It includes:
- a CDS encoding CAL67264 family membrane protein, with the translated sequence MGMNKNTVLAWATFIMILMGLLLIGLGIYRYADIAGWGFSAVGVGFFAIAWVFNALKGRV
- a CDS encoding T9SS type A sorting domain-containing protein; translation: MKKLSTFLILFLFVQQVSFSQCANGDCSTANMDFEPNAYFVSNADWQASHGTPSVSPNNAWMWSANGIGEGINYHSYNFVAGRQYCITIVATTVVRGGGLADPNAHFKMIATQGDVIGGGGTALPALPSPNQLIANENWNATGPPSTNSYTYTFTATNNFDNLWIYPYSSTMPVVELTLKRLIICDITPEPCAIKFKIGLSEQGGGDTAITVQSDPIPLGGVVTMNIIKNGSSVYNGLPISYIGTPGNYTICMTLTLKSGVKCTKCFDFCIGKWYEKDKLSINEVEDIISTKTKIKDYNPFPEELKEKNIEELFKNDDVQLFPNPNTGIFTIQSNNEVLIESITIDNLTNNRLVKLIKPQTTSVNIDLSKEDAGIYIAKIKFRDGTTINKKIIIKK